The proteins below come from a single Triticum aestivum cultivar Chinese Spring chromosome 5D, IWGSC CS RefSeq v2.1, whole genome shotgun sequence genomic window:
- the LOC123119362 gene encoding vacuolar fusion protein CCZ1 homolog isoform X3, producing MFLDLDPKTIEASFPLPLPVHPLDPADLGFAPPAGDPATSRAPVTTPRPVRRCPVPSPATRRVRRRPVPSPAPPRTVARPAPSVSVKMGLSSAAEIDGAQLCIFDLRRGQQEGQELDKILFFHPADCPILLQLSVIGLCEGIITFTRIFSPEDDCEVIESDKHCHVFYQAEPDIWMVLVVQKIKDNESTLRFGALQGILKESHSLFAMFHGPIRTLLDRQPSAEFARGHLHTFVTDYLSDFSVGKKLQLPTYRDSLTERGTVQMLTVSREVALEVQSLTTVLGSCLRNVICQSIVLFEDLLVSTTLPLDDTLNLYTYAILRLTPSALSSNGNSWSYLRKGGYVNADTTLSSANGAAAAERPLQREKLSKGKDGFVAADFATTEIRGAVPLNPILWFHQAEERMYLCVYQHKNLTILLVIPASSLINGEEGIAHVKRHLLENASQNIVTVEQKLSRGWGGENAYHVGGYRYILSDPNRKVSRASPPGKVITLSKDSLLALNRLRGEIDLEKSRAKRSDPTHDKDYEVCIRAKNNAWIIAKISRGKELYMAIEKGGETLLYASTAVEKFSNRYCEGAFSAD from the exons ATGTTCCTGGATCTCGATCCCAAAACGATCGAagcttccttccctctccccctacCAGTCCACCCGCTCGACCCCGCGGACCTAGGgttcgcgccgccagccggcgaccCCGCCACGTCCCGTGCGCCGGTGACCACGCCCCGTCCCGTCCGCCGCTGCCCCGTACCGTCGCCGGCGACCCgtcgcgtccgccgccgccccgtaccGTCGCCCGCCCCGCCCCGTACCGTCGCCCGCCCCGCCCCGTCAG TTTCTGTCAAGATGGGGTTGTCTTCGGCCGCTGAGATCGACGGGGCGCAGCTGTGCATCTTCGACCTGAGGAGAGGGCAGCAGGAGGGGCAGGAGCTCGACAAGATCCTCTTCTTCCACCCGGCTGACTGCCCCATCCTGCTCCAGCTCTCCGTCATTGGCCTCTGCGAAGGAATCATCACTTTCACAAG AATATTTTCTCCAGAAGATGACTGTGAGGTGATAGAATCTGATAAACACTGCCACGTTTTTTACCAAGCTGAGCCAGATATTTGGATGGTTCTG GTGGTGCAGAAAATTAAGGACAATGAATCAACTTTGCGCTTTGGTGCATTGCAAGGAATACTAAAAGAATCTCATTCACTTTTCGCAATGTTTCATGGACCAATTCGAACTTTACTTGACAGACAACCAAGTGCTGAATTTGCCCGTGGTCACCTCCATACATTTGTCACAGATTATTTGAGCG ATTTTAGTGTTGGCAAAAAGCTACAATTGCCAACCTACCGTGATAGCCTAACGGAGCGGGGAACAGTCCAAATGCTAACAGTCTCACGAGAAGTGGCACTTGAAGTTCAG TCACTCACCACAGTTCTTGGGTCATGTCTTCGAAACGTAATCTGCCAATCAATTGTATTATTTGAGGACCTCTTGGTGTCTACAACACTTCCCCTG GATGATACGTTAAACCTATACACTTATGCAATCCTGCGGTTGACTCCTAGTGCTTTATCTTCCAACGGGAATTCATGGTCCTATTTGCGGAAAGGGGGTTATGTTAATGCTGACACCACTTTAAGTTCGGCAAATGGAGCAGCTGCAGCAGAAAG GCCTCTTCAGCGTGAGAAATTGTCCAAGGGAAAAGATGGTTTTGTTGCTGCTGACTTTGCAACTACAGAAATTCGTGGTGCTGTACCGTTGAATCCAATACTGTGGTTCCATCAGGCAGAGGAGCGCATGTATTTATGTGTTTATCAGCATAAGAACCTTACTATCTTGCTAGTGATTCCAGCTTCCTCACTGATAAATGGAGAAGAGGGTATTGCTCATGTGAAGAGGCATCTTCTTGAAAAT GCCTCACAGAACATTGTCACTGTTGAACAAAAATTATCACGAGGATGGGGAGGAGAAAATGCCTATCATGTCGGTGGATACCGTTATATACTCTCTGATCCAAACAGAAAAGTATCAAGAGCCTCCCCacctgggaaagtcatcaccctgTCAAAG GATTCTCTACTTGCCCTCAACAGGCTAAGAGGAGAAATAGATCTAGAGAAGTCAAGAGCTAAGAGGAGTGACCCTACCCatgacaaggattatgaagtatgcATCAGAGCGAAAAATAATGCATGGATTATTGCTAAAATTTCTCGAGGAAAAGAACTCTATATGGCTATAGAGAAGGGCGGCGAAACACTTCTCTATGCATCTACAGCTGTTGAGAAATTTAGCAACAG GTACTGCGAGGGAGCATTCTCTGCGGACTAA
- the LOC123119362 gene encoding vacuolar fusion protein CCZ1 homolog isoform X2 — translation MFLDLDPKTIEASFPLPLPVHPLDPADLGFAPPAGDPATSRAPVTTPRPVRRCPVPSPATRRVRRRPVPSPAPPRTVARPAPSVSVKMGLSSAAEIDGAQLCIFDLRRGQQEGQELDKILFFHPADCPILLQLSVIGLCEGIITFTRIFSPEDDCEVIESDKHCHVFYQAEPDIWMVLVVQKIKDNESTLRFGALQGILKESHSLFAMFHGPIRTLLDRQPSAEFARGHLHTFVTDYLSDFSVGKKLQLPTYRDSLTERGTVQMLTVSREVALEVQSLTTVLGSCLRNVICQSIVLFEDLLVSTTLPLDDTLNLYTYAILRLTPSALSSNGNSWSYLRKGGYVNADTTLSSANGAAAAERYNSRSRDTSPGGQNQMHHNFRPLQREKLSKGKDGFVAADFATTEIRGAVPLNPILWFHQAEERMYLCVYQHKNLTILLVIPASSLINGEEGIAHVKRHLLENASQNIVTVEQKLSRGWGGENAYHVGGYRYILSDPNRKVSRASPPGKVITLSKDSLLALNRLRGEIDLEKSRAKRSDPTHDKDYEVCIRAKNNAWIIAKISRGKELYMAIEKGGETLLYASTAVEKFSNRYPN, via the exons ATGTTCCTGGATCTCGATCCCAAAACGATCGAagcttccttccctctccccctacCAGTCCACCCGCTCGACCCCGCGGACCTAGGgttcgcgccgccagccggcgaccCCGCCACGTCCCGTGCGCCGGTGACCACGCCCCGTCCCGTCCGCCGCTGCCCCGTACCGTCGCCGGCGACCCgtcgcgtccgccgccgccccgtaccGTCGCCCGCCCCGCCCCGTACCGTCGCCCGCCCCGCCCCGTCAG TTTCTGTCAAGATGGGGTTGTCTTCGGCCGCTGAGATCGACGGGGCGCAGCTGTGCATCTTCGACCTGAGGAGAGGGCAGCAGGAGGGGCAGGAGCTCGACAAGATCCTCTTCTTCCACCCGGCTGACTGCCCCATCCTGCTCCAGCTCTCCGTCATTGGCCTCTGCGAAGGAATCATCACTTTCACAAG AATATTTTCTCCAGAAGATGACTGTGAGGTGATAGAATCTGATAAACACTGCCACGTTTTTTACCAAGCTGAGCCAGATATTTGGATGGTTCTG GTGGTGCAGAAAATTAAGGACAATGAATCAACTTTGCGCTTTGGTGCATTGCAAGGAATACTAAAAGAATCTCATTCACTTTTCGCAATGTTTCATGGACCAATTCGAACTTTACTTGACAGACAACCAAGTGCTGAATTTGCCCGTGGTCACCTCCATACATTTGTCACAGATTATTTGAGCG ATTTTAGTGTTGGCAAAAAGCTACAATTGCCAACCTACCGTGATAGCCTAACGGAGCGGGGAACAGTCCAAATGCTAACAGTCTCACGAGAAGTGGCACTTGAAGTTCAG TCACTCACCACAGTTCTTGGGTCATGTCTTCGAAACGTAATCTGCCAATCAATTGTATTATTTGAGGACCTCTTGGTGTCTACAACACTTCCCCTG GATGATACGTTAAACCTATACACTTATGCAATCCTGCGGTTGACTCCTAGTGCTTTATCTTCCAACGGGAATTCATGGTCCTATTTGCGGAAAGGGGGTTATGTTAATGCTGACACCACTTTAAGTTCGGCAAATGGAGCAGCTGCAGCAGAAAGGTACAATAGTCGATCTCGTGACACTTCTCCTGGTGGACAAAATCAGATGCACCATAATTTCAGGCCTCTTCAGCGTGAGAAATTGTCCAAGGGAAAAGATGGTTTTGTTGCTGCTGACTTTGCAACTACAGAAATTCGTGGTGCTGTACCGTTGAATCCAATACTGTGGTTCCATCAGGCAGAGGAGCGCATGTATTTATGTGTTTATCAGCATAAGAACCTTACTATCTTGCTAGTGATTCCAGCTTCCTCACTGATAAATGGAGAAGAGGGTATTGCTCATGTGAAGAGGCATCTTCTTGAAAAT GCCTCACAGAACATTGTCACTGTTGAACAAAAATTATCACGAGGATGGGGAGGAGAAAATGCCTATCATGTCGGTGGATACCGTTATATACTCTCTGATCCAAACAGAAAAGTATCAAGAGCCTCCCCacctgggaaagtcatcaccctgTCAAAG GATTCTCTACTTGCCCTCAACAGGCTAAGAGGAGAAATAGATCTAGAGAAGTCAAGAGCTAAGAGGAGTGACCCTACCCatgacaaggattatgaagtatgcATCAGAGCGAAAAATAATGCATGGATTATTGCTAAAATTTCTCGAGGAAAAGAACTCTATATGGCTATAGAGAAGGGCGGCGAAACACTTCTCTATGCATCTACAGCTGTTGAGAAATTTAGCAACAG GTATCCGAACTGA
- the LOC123119362 gene encoding vacuolar fusion protein CCZ1 homolog isoform X1, giving the protein MFLDLDPKTIEASFPLPLPVHPLDPADLGFAPPAGDPATSRAPVTTPRPVRRCPVPSPATRRVRRRPVPSPAPPRTVARPAPSVSVKMGLSSAAEIDGAQLCIFDLRRGQQEGQELDKILFFHPADCPILLQLSVIGLCEGIITFTRIFSPEDDCEVIESDKHCHVFYQAEPDIWMVLVVQKIKDNESTLRFGALQGILKESHSLFAMFHGPIRTLLDRQPSAEFARGHLHTFVTDYLSDFSVGKKLQLPTYRDSLTERGTVQMLTVSREVALEVQSLTTVLGSCLRNVICQSIVLFEDLLVSTTLPLDDTLNLYTYAILRLTPSALSSNGNSWSYLRKGGYVNADTTLSSANGAAAAERYNSRSRDTSPGGQNQMHHNFRPLQREKLSKGKDGFVAADFATTEIRGAVPLNPILWFHQAEERMYLCVYQHKNLTILLVIPASSLINGEEGIAHVKRHLLENASQNIVTVEQKLSRGWGGENAYHVGGYRYILSDPNRKVSRASPPGKVITLSKDSLLALNRLRGEIDLEKSRAKRSDPTHDKDYEVCIRAKNNAWIIAKISRGKELYMAIEKGGETLLYASTAVEKFSNRYCEGAFSAD; this is encoded by the exons ATGTTCCTGGATCTCGATCCCAAAACGATCGAagcttccttccctctccccctacCAGTCCACCCGCTCGACCCCGCGGACCTAGGgttcgcgccgccagccggcgaccCCGCCACGTCCCGTGCGCCGGTGACCACGCCCCGTCCCGTCCGCCGCTGCCCCGTACCGTCGCCGGCGACCCgtcgcgtccgccgccgccccgtaccGTCGCCCGCCCCGCCCCGTACCGTCGCCCGCCCCGCCCCGTCAG TTTCTGTCAAGATGGGGTTGTCTTCGGCCGCTGAGATCGACGGGGCGCAGCTGTGCATCTTCGACCTGAGGAGAGGGCAGCAGGAGGGGCAGGAGCTCGACAAGATCCTCTTCTTCCACCCGGCTGACTGCCCCATCCTGCTCCAGCTCTCCGTCATTGGCCTCTGCGAAGGAATCATCACTTTCACAAG AATATTTTCTCCAGAAGATGACTGTGAGGTGATAGAATCTGATAAACACTGCCACGTTTTTTACCAAGCTGAGCCAGATATTTGGATGGTTCTG GTGGTGCAGAAAATTAAGGACAATGAATCAACTTTGCGCTTTGGTGCATTGCAAGGAATACTAAAAGAATCTCATTCACTTTTCGCAATGTTTCATGGACCAATTCGAACTTTACTTGACAGACAACCAAGTGCTGAATTTGCCCGTGGTCACCTCCATACATTTGTCACAGATTATTTGAGCG ATTTTAGTGTTGGCAAAAAGCTACAATTGCCAACCTACCGTGATAGCCTAACGGAGCGGGGAACAGTCCAAATGCTAACAGTCTCACGAGAAGTGGCACTTGAAGTTCAG TCACTCACCACAGTTCTTGGGTCATGTCTTCGAAACGTAATCTGCCAATCAATTGTATTATTTGAGGACCTCTTGGTGTCTACAACACTTCCCCTG GATGATACGTTAAACCTATACACTTATGCAATCCTGCGGTTGACTCCTAGTGCTTTATCTTCCAACGGGAATTCATGGTCCTATTTGCGGAAAGGGGGTTATGTTAATGCTGACACCACTTTAAGTTCGGCAAATGGAGCAGCTGCAGCAGAAAGGTACAATAGTCGATCTCGTGACACTTCTCCTGGTGGACAAAATCAGATGCACCATAATTTCAGGCCTCTTCAGCGTGAGAAATTGTCCAAGGGAAAAGATGGTTTTGTTGCTGCTGACTTTGCAACTACAGAAATTCGTGGTGCTGTACCGTTGAATCCAATACTGTGGTTCCATCAGGCAGAGGAGCGCATGTATTTATGTGTTTATCAGCATAAGAACCTTACTATCTTGCTAGTGATTCCAGCTTCCTCACTGATAAATGGAGAAGAGGGTATTGCTCATGTGAAGAGGCATCTTCTTGAAAAT GCCTCACAGAACATTGTCACTGTTGAACAAAAATTATCACGAGGATGGGGAGGAGAAAATGCCTATCATGTCGGTGGATACCGTTATATACTCTCTGATCCAAACAGAAAAGTATCAAGAGCCTCCCCacctgggaaagtcatcaccctgTCAAAG GATTCTCTACTTGCCCTCAACAGGCTAAGAGGAGAAATAGATCTAGAGAAGTCAAGAGCTAAGAGGAGTGACCCTACCCatgacaaggattatgaagtatgcATCAGAGCGAAAAATAATGCATGGATTATTGCTAAAATTTCTCGAGGAAAAGAACTCTATATGGCTATAGAGAAGGGCGGCGAAACACTTCTCTATGCATCTACAGCTGTTGAGAAATTTAGCAACAG GTACTGCGAGGGAGCATTCTCTGCGGACTAA